Below is a genomic region from Xiphophorus hellerii strain 12219 chromosome 17, Xiphophorus_hellerii-4.1, whole genome shotgun sequence.
ATATTAGACTAATGCGCACACGCTTTTATATACCAAACCACACATTTTGAGCTTTTGTTGTAGTACCGGCTGCACATTTGACTACATATTTTgacagaaattatattttatttgctatGGACAAGCAGTAACATTTGAAGTAGTGACATTTTGCTTTGAGGTCACACAGCATGCTAGATGCTGTTCTGTTTGGGTTGCAGGAGTTTCAAAAGCGGTTAGCCAAGGCCAAGAGAATCGTCGTCGTCGGAAACGGAGGGATCGCATTGGAGTTGGTGTAAGTGAGTCAACGGTGCAAAGTCATTTCTCCTCATTTTAACCTGCTGCTATTGCCTGTATTTATTCCTGTGTATTCATGagcagtttgttgttgttttttttccaggtatGAAGTGAGGCGCTGTGAGGTGATCTGGGCTGTGAAAGACAAAGCCATTGGAAACACCTTCTTTGACGCGGGAGCGGCGCAGTTCCTCATCCCGTCGCTGGAGGCCGACAAAGAGCAGGCGGCGGCTCCGTGCAAAAGGCAGCGCTTCACCACGGAGGAACCGGCGCCGGATGCTGCGCACACCTTCACAGCCGGTACTTGGGATGTTTCTACGTCTCTCACGGTTTATCACGTGTTCTTTGGTCTCCTTGATTATGTTTGTTCTCTAACCAACTGGTTGCATATGAGTTTATTCAAGGATTTTAAATGGAAGGGAACCAAAACCCAAAACTTGTGTATGCCTGATCACGAAGTTAGGGCTGGGAGATAAATCGATTCCATCCATTAatcaaatgttctgtttttgaagattacatttctggaaaattgtgtttttctttttcttttttcacctcTTGGGTTTCCATAGCGATTTTAGCCAAGAACTGCCATTTTGGATgataaggttgtttttttttttttccagatcaattcacaaaatatctgaaaaattgAAACTTGcggttaaaatttaaataaaatacattttaaagatattttctgttatttttttaagggaATCATCACCCAGCCCTGTGCAAAATATCCATATTACTGCTGTGACTGTGttgctctttcagcaaatggtgtttttttttttgactgtatatcttttctttttcattcccAGATGAATATTCCCGCGGGCAGAACCCCGGTCCCGTCGAGTCCGGCAGCGCTCTCGGCCCGGACTGGCATCGAGGAATCGAGCTGCGAGGAGCGGAGCAGGTGGGACGATGTGTGTGTCTGCTCCGTAACCCTCCGTGTGTCAAACACTCGTTTGTTTCACACATATCTCttcactttttctgtttctgttcagggGTCCCGCAGAGTTTCAGTGGAGTACCAGTGTGAAGTGGAACACATCTTCACCTCGGAGGAGTTCCTCGTCTCCTCAACGCAAACTCCAAAACCTGACACTGGTGGGAACTCCTCTTACTTCTCTAACTCTTCCTTTGCTCCCCCgctttcctcttttcttctctcCCTCTCCACTCACTTTTCCCCCTCGCTTTTCTTCTCGCCCAGCAGGATCCTGGCCGGTTTACGTCCAGCTGACCAATGGCGAGACGTTTGGCTGCGACTTCGTGGTCAGCGCCACCGGGGTCGTCCCGAACACAGAGCCATTTCTCCACGGCAACAACGTGAGAAAACACTTTGGTCGAATATCTAAAAGCTGCCTCAAAGCTGAACAAAACGGCCtaaataaagtcttttttttttttcttaaaaaaaaaaaacccttataTTGAATTGGGACTGTTAAATGATACATTTGATATATATTTCCACCCTGGAGCACTTCCAGGGTGGAAATAAAGTAGATCTCAgtgcacaagtttgaatttattgtgggTTTTCTCATAGCTATAAaatcacagaaaacattttaataagtcGTTAAAAAAAGGGCTGTAACACATTTTGCCCAGTAATTATcacaataaacgataatattaatgtttttacacagttgcattattttgccattaccattatgtCACTTGAAAAttgatctcaaaacaacaatattatcttttattgcaataacttctgggacaatttatcatccagaaatgtttcttttttaaatctaatttatttgcaaataataacaaataaaatcaaatcttgtctttgttatgagacagaacTCTACTGAGTCAATCTACTTCATCATACGTTGACagagttttatattttgttatatttagtaaaaatgGATCTTCTTTCTGTGGCTTCTTGAGACAGATTTGTTCCATAAGCAGAAAGACCaagcaaatgtttttctctgttataatcaaataataataatcagatgTTATCgacaatctttttttcccccacgtCCCCCGTCTAGTTTTCATTGGCAGGCGACGGCGGCCTTCGAGTAGACGATCACATGATGACATCAGAGACGGATGTGTACGCTGCAGGAGACGCGTGCAGTGCATGCTGGGAGCACAGCCCACTTTGGCAGCAGGTAGAAGCACTACGAAATGTATTGGTGTGAAAAGCTTTACAGCGCAAACAATAGAGGATGTATTAGCGGACTACATCTGgcggggggggaaaaaaaaggtgtgtgtgtgtgtgtgtagatgcGGCTCTGGACGCAGGCCCGTCAGATGGGCTGGTACGCGGGCCGCTGCATGGCGGCCGACGTCCTCTCCGAGCCGATCGACCTTGACTTTTGCTTCGAACTCTTCTCGCACGTCACCAAATTCTTCAACTACAAGGTAAGCGACGTTTTGGCCTCCAGCTAGCCGAGCTGCGTAGACGACAGCCAGCGATTAATTGAgcaagccattttttttttttctcccatcgTTTCCGCTTCTTCCTCAGGTGGTCCTGCTGGGGAAGTTTAACGCACAGGGGCTGGGCTCTGACCATGAGCTGCTGGTTCGCTGCACCAAAGGCCGGGAGTACGTCAAGGTCGGCGCTGGTGCCGGGACGATTTCTGCAGTGTTTCTGTTAATGTCtctagttgatttttttttttttcatataggTAGGATCAACATGTCCAGGTGTTTTCTTGCGAAGTTTACAGATATCAGagggatttttatttacatgaggcacagcactgcaaaaactcaaaaccttACCACGTATTTTTGCtgtagtttctagttcaaatatcttattacactgaAAATAAGATGAAGCTAACGTAcaagtaacctttcagcaagacaaattagcttattttaagtcaattatttaatattttgctccactggcagattattttactagTAACTAGCACttattcatcaatattaagtaattattgactttatATAAGCTCACATATCATGGCAAATGTGCATGTTTTGTGCAGACAAActaatacagatttttttctcattttttgatacatgtttgttttttatacatattttgcTTGCAATAGCATGTGACGGACAAagattttaatgagttttatgttttaattttgatgaaagaaACCAAATTTTCACACACATGGATGATAAGGTTgtcatggtttttattttatttttcaatgggttttttttttaggttttgttataattcttaatttgttttctaaaaaaataaaaagagaaagctTTCACGTTTCtggttgcaacatgacaaaatgtcgCTGTACGCTGAAGGCCCGCGAATACTTTTGCGTCAAACGGCACGTAATCTTAAACTAAAGAGAGAGAATAAAGAACGTCTAAATTCAATTTTACTTATCGGAACttggggaggggaaaaaaaacaaaacgtgtcattttttaaaacagacgTAATCTAGAGCTCTCCGTTCTCCCGTCGCTGTGACCGGATGACGCATTGTTGTTGAAAACTCAAACTCAGAATGCGCGCGGAGCTCGTTTGTGACAGAATGCCGCCATTTTCCACGTGCAGGTGGTCCTCAGCGGGGGCAGGATGGTGGGGGCCGTGCTGATCGGAGAAACCGATTTGGAGGAGACGTTCGAAAACCTGATCCTCAACCGGATGGACCTGACGGCGTACGGAGAGGAGCTGCTCAACCCGGACATCGACATCGAGGACTACTTCGACTAATCGCTCTCTTCCGAGTCTGGATAACCATGAAGAaagagacttttattttattattaggtaggtaaaaatctgattttgaagaATAATTAAGACTTTTTTACATGAATTATGACCTCAATCttctgttgttctttttctttgccAACTCATTGATCGATTGAGTCGAGTTTGACAGATGAAGGCTAactcacaaataaaaaaaagagaaatttaaaagcttcttaaaacaaaacattgtgatATTTCAGGACTGGAGGATTATACACACATTAAAACCCATCTTGATCAATTCTATGTGCTCAAATGTTcacaatattttcaaatctgtcagggaaaaaaaacaacaacaattggTCGATAAAATCTGGCTGGAATTTAAGTTGTTGGAAACCAGAGAAGCATCTGAGAGACGGCTCGAGTCGACGAGTTTAGATGATAAAAGATGCCTTTGTTTGCATCcgtgtaaatgtgtttttgtgctaTAAttagttgaaaacaaaaataaattatttttcgaaaaagtgagtttgtttttttcttcgttGTCGCAGATACGCCCTTAACAAATGCGCTGATATTTAGCCAGATAAAGCCTACTTATGTTTAAGATTGTGTTTGAATTTTCATCAAACACATTTGCTAAGGTAAATTAAGATACTGTCCTGCCAACTATCCTCAAATTTCATTGTCTAGTCGTGgtatacacacacgcacacacacaataGAATGGTTTCTAACACTGGACCTTTATTTAGCCAAAAAATAGAGgtctgtcaaaaaaataatgcTCAGATCTAATTAAAGTTGACTTTTTATGGCATTTAAGGAAATTAGTATGTTTGGGAAAAGCTATGTTATTTctcacaattttaaaaactgagaaatttttCCCTGTCCCTATAATCAGGATCTAAGGATTCTTAGAGAATCCTGATTAAAATGACGCTGAATATTTAcataatatttagatttataagAGAAATCCCAAGACCGAATGTGAAAAATTAGAGACATTAATTGTGAAAATTGTAgctaattatatatatttctttcatttgatgGTGGGGATGCTTTGTTTAATGTTAATAGGTTAGTAGGTCAACTAAATATATTAtagtttagttaaaaaaaaaaaaaaggcaataatattgaaaaacttttaaatgagatgggggtttttttcaacCTAAGCGCTTGATGACTCTGAGCCAAAAGTGGATTTAAAATACAAGCTCCTTATTTGAGCTCAGactatatttttattgttttccttcgTTGATTTACTTGAACTCTTGCGTAATATGACCTCGTGTTTACCAGATCGGTGACTTTGCAGCAGGAAGTCGCCGACAGTGAGCGAGGTGTCTCCGCTGGCTGACCTGGGTTGGCATAGTAACAAGGTTTTATGTCTTCTGGGAGTTATGGAAAATTACCCAGCATgcatataaatagaaaaaaacgaGAGAATAATCTCAGGGCATCTCTTCCAGGTTGGAAAGAAAATACCTTTTTgtgggtatgtgtgtgtgtgggtgtgtgtgtgtgtgagtgtgaagaGAGCGACCTGTTGACTGTCAAGAGGGAGAGTCAACAGAGGCACGCGTTTGAAGATCCAATTAAAATCCTTGTTCATATGGAGACGCTGGATTAGAGTTGGTCTGGAGAGAACTCAAGAAGCAACCTATTCATTATGAAGGTTGCTAAGGAACCAGGCAATCAGGCCTGGTATGCTGTGGAAGAACAGAGAGGGTCAGTGAGTTTTATCGCTGTCATGGGAATACAGCAGGATTTTTAAGTCTCCgtgcagtgtttttcttttttccttttaaatattgtttattttatatttttttgaaagaacTCATCGATTTTCTAAAAGAATCCACCTGGGACCTGCAAGATAGAGCCATTTCGTCCCTCCTTGGCTCATTGCACAATcggaaaatatttaacattttgaagagTCTCTTTCTGAGAAACTTTCTCATTAATCAATGACCAGAAAAGGTTGAGTTAAAGAGTACGGGCGTTTTCTGGAGGCCACAGTAGCTTCAGAGCTGATGTGCAATTTATTCCAATCCTATTGGCTGACATGTGGGCGGATAACCTGCTGCTGCACCTGACTCCTGGACAGATTTCCTATGGGAGGTCCCTCATGCATAATTAAGACTTTCcactattctttttttaattttttattgagcAGTTTATTGTTGCAAGAGTGCTCTTTTGCtagataaaacaaataaataactgtgTAATTTTAATCATGTCCCCTGGAAGAGGAGAACAAAGGAGAAACGTTCACGtttatttctcagaattttgactttaatgcAGAGGAGCAACCAGCTCCAATGACAGAGATGTGCgttgtgaagaagaagaactgcaTTTCTGGAGGAATTTGTTGGATTTAATTGgtcaataaagtcaaaattctttttttttttatttatttttttcagtggcccaaATTCTGTACCGGAAAGTCCTCTAGGATACTAACACTAATATCTAAGATACTCATTTCTATCTGGTAGAAATTGTGAATACAgtggactttatttatttattcataagaAAAACGTATTTGTTATTTTCATTCTCCCTCTATATTTTGTACTTCTTGTCTGTTGGTGTAGCTCGTGCAATTTCAATAAAGTGCATCAAAGTTTGCGATTGGAAAGTAGGAAAAGCAAAGTTTTCTCCATTACCTTAACTCAATGCCTTTGTCGGCAGAGACTCTGTGTTTTGAAATCCAAACGTTTTTGTTGATGTAGTACTACATCTGATTGTGACAATATCATATAACAATAAAGCAAACACACCAATACATTTGTGATTAAAGTTGATCACATTTGAAAGCACCTCACAAGGAAAAGACTATAGATTTATATGGAAAGTTGTCAGTTTGCCTTAAATGTGAAGCAACTCATGTTgtttggtggattttttttttctgaatgatgCGACTGATTTACCAATGTATGTAGTTAATACTGTTAATAATGTTTGGCCTTCATCTCGAGAGCTTGTGGGCATGGGGGGCTCtcatgaacaaaaaaacccaaataggtttttttttcgtTGGAAAAGTAATAGAAAGTAAGGCTGGTTTTTAGGGCTTGTTTGGATGTAAGAGTTAAATGCTGTCGTTTTTATCAAGGTGCCATCAATACagttcagattgtttttatgAGTTATTCATTTAAGGAATCGCATTTAAACTGTACATTTTGAGTGTCTTTATTTCCAACTAATGTCCTTTGCATATTTGCCCTTCAGTTAGTTGCTTGGTTCTGTTCTTCCTCTCTGGAAGGTCACGTAATAGCATAGTATTTTATTAATAGTATTGTTGTCAAGTGCGACTGAAATATCACGTTAAATGCCTtacataaatttattttaaataagttatttattacGGATGTGACGTGTACATAACGTGACTGATACGGTCGTGGACGTTTGTGCTTATTCGCCTAGTTCCGCCGTCCACCATTGAGAAACCAGTAATTAGAGAATTATGGTAAGTTTTATATTTGCAGTCTACATTAAGTTTCATTAATTTATTCCTTTGAATGTTTTAGTTATTAGAAATGTAGTAAATCATATATTTGAACAGCTACGGATAAAACATGATGTGTACTGCGTTAAGCTCCGCCAGCGGTGCACGCTGGTGATATAAACAAGCGGCTCTAAAGAGTCGGCGGAGTTACGTACTGCTAGCATCAGGggaactttttttctctcacgGATGGGTGGTTCTTTCTGAGAGGCGTTGCCATACAGCGACTGCACCAGGAATATATACCCGCAGTCACTTACTCTGTTTCATACGTTGCGCACCGCGTTGCCATTTCTAAGCACCGCTTACTTCGCCGTGTGAGTTATCTTGTGAAACGCTGTCTTCGCCATGGCCGACTACATTCACGTCCCAGACGAGGCTCCCGCTGTGCCCAAAATAGATGTGACGGTCGATGAGAACGACTACCGACCCGGTGGATTGCGGCTAATGAAGGAGCTCAGACCAAGCTGGAAGCCGTCcgaaattaaaatgaaggtaaTATTTAGGtcgttttattttagaaaacgtAAAAAAAGATTACTTTGCTTAGTGGACTGTATTTTCGCACGCTCTAAAAccgaaaatgttttttttttttttttttttgctacctTCGAGTTAGCTAGCTAGGTgtccaatttaaataaatgtcacaggCTTACGTCAGACGAAACGGAAGGATTATAATATCATTGCAAGGCGCTAGACGGACAAATATGTGCTATATTCCaactaaaatacatttcattgtATCCAAAAGTGGTGGATTAACTTATCGATAGATGCAGAGATAGAAGGCGACCCTTTTATCATGAGTATTTTCACTTTGCGGTTAGCATCTAGAACCGAGTATTTTGATTTCGCTTTTTATTGGGTGTAAAACCCTGCTTGCACCCCCGTTTTATTTGTTAAGATAACAGAACTGGTTGTGTTTGGAGCAGTCTTTATCGAAACCTTGGCACAACTCTGTAAATTTGTTAGCAGTGGTGTTTCTATCCTGACTGGCGCCCAGGGCGAGGCCATGTTCCCCcaccccctctctctctcccgaaaaagaaaaaaaggttaagaaaAAACGAAAATAAGAACCACGGATATGTAGTTTattataaatatggaaaaaatggGGATTTTAATATTGAcacttaggttttttttttcatttgttttcatatatatatagttttaaagtaataaagttGTATTTGCTGTTGTGACATATGTTGTAATAATTGGGAATCTAGGTATCATTTGCATATTTGAAGTagactttttaattatttatctacACTCCCACACAGCAGGGGTGCTTTTTTCCCACGGAAAAGGGAAATAAGCATAGAAAACTTGTCTGGTTTGAAACTtgaataatgttttctttttcttttaaccccCGCATGTCTCCCATATCATGAAGCACCACTACTTATTAGCTCATGAAGTTAGGGAAGCCAATAATTAGAGCTAAGAGATCAGAAGGATTTCATAACGCAGCTTTGGAAACTTCTGGAAGAAATGTCGACGACCGCGTGAGCTTGACTCTCAGACGTTTGCATTTATGATTTGCATAATTCACTTGATCTAATCCTTTAAGATTACAGATGTCCTAAAGTCAAACAGTACCTGACTCACGCCATCGGCACAGATAAATGCTGCGAGTCACACGTAAATTAGTCCAAGTGGAGCAGGAAAAAATTTTCCTCTCCTGTGATGGCCCGGGGGTGTGGCTCAGCTTAGTAAACACAGCCAGGACGGAGGATCACATGCCCCGCTGCTTTTCCCTGTTTTCATCAATGAGGCAAAGTGGGGGGTTCAGCAAATACCAGTCGGTCCTTGTGcgtggaaaaataaaattccacGCAATCCTGTCATTCTCTGTCAGTCCTAGACAGAGTAAACAGTCTGACTGTTGCGTAGCAAGCTGAGATCTCCCTTTATCTCCCTCCCCAGTAAATTTCCAGCTTTGTTGTGCCGATAGGTCAGTTTAAATTGGTCAAACAAAGTCACACTTCTAGTTCAGTCTGTTTTACTCTATTAATGTTTACCACATCCTGACCTGCTCTAAGCTTAATGGTTAAATCCTTCAACCCTTCAttcatttgcctttttttgtaGTTGACCTATTTACAACCAGGTGctttacatttgaatatttttgatataaaaaaacatgtcagagcAATTCATTCTATGGAAGTACAAACAAAATTCAATAGCTAAACAGGTTTCTACAGAAGGTTATTATAGTATGTTTGTGGCCACAGCAGATTACTGTTAGTCACTTTTCTGCTAATGTTTAAtagattaaacataaaaatagaaagtcttcagaatttttataaatacttgcacattaattttatttcttgtgtatGCAGGCAACCTTTAGCTAAACTATACTTTATGAAATAAAcagacctgtcacaataacacattttactgaacgataaattgtcccagaaattattgggATAAAcggtaatatttttgtttttgagaccACTTTCAAGCAATATAATAGCAACGATCGCATAATGACACAAGTTTACCctatcaaataataataaatctttttttttttaaaggacaggtaacactggaactagaagatattttaaatatctaaaataaattttaaaaaatgatcaaaaacattaaatgaacCCACGATAAATGAAATGGACAGTAAAGGAATCAAAGCCCTTGATATCTGATCCACCACTATAATCCTTGCTTCTCAATTGCAACCGCTGCAGCGTGCCTCCAATGTTTACCAAAGTGGGACAAAATGAAACTAGTTTCATAGTAATGCTTCTGTCCTAAtgagttgtttttaaacacaggTCTGGAGTTAAAATAATGCATGAAATATAAAAGCTGGTACTCAAAGTCATGTCCATGGCCCCACAATTTACTGTAGGTGATGTTGTTCCTCTCTGCAGTTTTTCACTGATGGAATAACCAACAAGCTGCTTGGCTGCTATGTGGGCCCAGTCATGCAGGATGTGGTCCTGGTCCGCATTTATGGCAACAAAACGGAGCTGCTGGTCGACCGGGACAACGAGATTAAAAGTTTCAGAGTTCTGCATGCGCACCGCTGTGCCCCCCGCCTTTACTGCACCTTCAACAATGGCCTCTGCTATGAATTTCTGCAAGGAACTGCCTTGGAACCGGAGCATATCCGTAGCCAAGCTGTTTTCAGGTAAGGGAAGAAGACAA
It encodes:
- the pyroxd1 gene encoding pyridine nucleotide-disulfide oxidoreductase domain-containing protein 1 isoform X2 yields the protein MESKKEKTFKFVVVGGGIAGVTCVEQLSSQFPSEAVALVTAGPHIKAVTNYKQVSRRLEEFDVEEKPSSVLEEKYPNLTIIHSAVKSLRTRTHCVETADGRVFGYEKLCICSGARPKLLTQENLHVLGIRDTDSAQEFQKRLAKAKRIVVVGNGGIALELVYEVRRCEVIWAVKDKAIGNTFFDAGAAQFLIPSLEADKEQAAAPCKRQRFTTEEPAPDAAHTFTADEYSRGQNPGPVESGSALGPDWHRGIELRGAEQGSRRVSVEYQCEVEHIFTSEEFLVSSTQTPKPDTGSWPVYVQLTNGETFGCDFVVSATGVVPNTEPFLHGNNFSLAGDGGLRVDDHMMTSETDVYAAGDACSACWEHSPLWQQMRLWTQARQMGWYAGRCMAADVLSEPIDLDFCFELFSHVTKFFNYKVVLLGKFNAQGLGSDHELLVRCTKGREYVKVVLSGGRMVGAVLIGETDLEETFENLILNRMDLTAYGEELLNPDIDIEDYFD
- the pyroxd1 gene encoding pyridine nucleotide-disulfide oxidoreductase domain-containing protein 1 isoform X1, which encodes MESKKEKTFKFVVVGGGIAGVTCVEQLSSQFPSEAVALVTAGPHIKAVTNYKQVSRRLEEFDVEEKPSSVLEEKYPNLTIIHSAVKSLRTRTHCVETADGRVFGYEKLCICSGARPKLLTQENLHVLGIRDTDSAQEFQKRLAKAKRIVVVGNGGIALELVYEVRRCEVIWAVKDKAIGNTFFDAGAAQFLIPSLEADKEQAAAPCKRQRFTTEEPAPDAAHTFTADEYSRGQNPGPVESGSALGPDWHRGIELRGAEQGSRRVSVEYQCEVEHIFTSEEFLVSSTQTPKPDTAGSWPVYVQLTNGETFGCDFVVSATGVVPNTEPFLHGNNFSLAGDGGLRVDDHMMTSETDVYAAGDACSACWEHSPLWQQMRLWTQARQMGWYAGRCMAADVLSEPIDLDFCFELFSHVTKFFNYKVVLLGKFNAQGLGSDHELLVRCTKGREYVKVVLSGGRMVGAVLIGETDLEETFENLILNRMDLTAYGEELLNPDIDIEDYFD
- the pyroxd1 gene encoding pyridine nucleotide-disulfide oxidoreductase domain-containing protein 1 isoform X3, producing MESKKEKTFKFVVVGGGIAGVTCVEQLSSQFPSEAVALVTAGPHIKAVTNYKQVSRRLEEFDVEEKPSSVLEEKYPNLTIIHSAVKSLRTRTHCVETADGRVFGYEKLCICSGARPKLLTQENLHVLGIRDTDSAQEFQKRLAKAKRIVVVGNGGIALELVYEVRRCEVIWAVKDKAIGNTFFDAGAAQFLIPSLEADKEQAAAPCKRQRFTTEEPAPDAAHTFTADEYSRGQNPGPVESGSALGPDWHRGIELRGAEQGSRRVSVEYQCEVEHIFTSEEFLVSSTQTPKPDTAGSWPVYVQLTNGETFGCDFVVSATGVVPNTEPFLHGNNFSLAGDGGLRVDDHMMTSETDVYAAGDACSACWEHSPLWQQVCVCVCRCGSGRRPVRWAGTRAAAWRPTSSPSRSTLTFASNSSRTSPNSSTTRWSCWGSLTHRGWALTMSCWFAAPKAGSTSRWSSAGAGWWGPC